The following coding sequences are from one Streptomyces sp. NBC_00536 window:
- a CDS encoding NAD(P)/FAD-dependent oxidoreductase, translating to MSTTERPRILVVGGGYVGLYAAKRILKKMRYGEATVTVVDPRSYMTYQPFLPEVAAGSISPRHVVVPLRRVLPKAEVLTGRVTSIDQDRKVAVVTPLVGEAYELPFDYLVIALGAVSRTFPIPGLAEQGIGMKGVEEGIGLRNHVLEQLDKAESTTDEDVRRKALTFVFVGGGFAGAETIGEVEDMARDAAKYYSTIKREDMRFILVDAADKILPEVGPKLGTWGKEHLESRGIEIYLNTSMDSCVDGHVVLKNGLEVDSNTLVWTAGVKPNPVLARYGLPLGPRGHVDAGADLQVTGTDYIWAAGDNAQVPDMAARKAGVENAWCPPNAQHALRQSKVLADNVISGMRGFPQGEYAHANKGAVAGLGLHKGVAMIVMGKMKIKLKGRLAWYMHRGYHGMAMPTWNRKIRVFADWTLAMFLKREVVSLGALETPREEFYEAAKPAPAPAAVTAPAAEKAKAS from the coding sequence ATGAGCACCACGGAGCGTCCCAGGATCCTCGTTGTAGGCGGTGGGTACGTAGGTCTGTATGCAGCCAAGCGCATTCTGAAGAAGATGCGCTACGGCGAGGCGACCGTCACGGTCGTCGACCCGCGCTCGTACATGACCTACCAGCCCTTCCTCCCCGAAGTGGCCGCAGGCAGCATCTCGCCTCGGCACGTCGTCGTCCCGCTGCGACGCGTGCTGCCCAAGGCAGAGGTTCTCACCGGCCGGGTCACCAGCATCGACCAGGACCGCAAGGTCGCCGTCGTCACGCCGCTCGTGGGCGAGGCGTACGAGCTGCCTTTCGACTACCTGGTGATCGCGCTCGGCGCCGTTTCCCGCACCTTCCCGATCCCCGGCCTGGCCGAACAGGGCATCGGCATGAAGGGTGTGGAAGAGGGCATCGGCCTGCGCAACCACGTCCTTGAACAGCTCGACAAGGCCGAGTCCACGACGGACGAGGACGTCCGCCGCAAGGCCCTCACCTTCGTCTTCGTCGGCGGCGGCTTCGCCGGCGCGGAGACCATAGGCGAGGTCGAGGACATGGCCCGCGACGCCGCGAAGTACTACTCCACGATCAAGCGCGAGGACATGCGCTTCATCCTGGTCGACGCGGCCGACAAGATCCTCCCCGAGGTCGGGCCCAAGCTCGGCACCTGGGGCAAGGAGCACCTCGAGTCGCGCGGCATCGAGATCTACCTGAACACGTCGATGGACTCCTGCGTCGACGGCCACGTGGTGCTGAAGAACGGCCTCGAGGTCGACTCCAACACCCTGGTGTGGACCGCGGGCGTCAAGCCCAACCCGGTGCTGGCCCGCTACGGCCTGCCGCTGGGCCCGCGCGGCCACGTCGACGCCGGCGCCGACCTCCAGGTCACCGGCACCGACTACATCTGGGCCGCGGGCGACAACGCCCAGGTCCCGGACATGGCGGCCCGCAAGGCCGGCGTCGAGAACGCCTGGTGCCCGCCGAACGCCCAGCACGCGCTGCGCCAGTCCAAGGTCCTCGCGGACAACGTCATCTCGGGCATGCGGGGCTTCCCGCAGGGCGAGTACGCGCACGCCAACAAGGGTGCGGTGGCGGGCCTCGGCCTCCACAAGGGCGTCGCGATGATCGTCATGGGCAAGATGAAGATCAAGCTCAAGGGCCGGCTCGCCTGGTACATGCACCGTGGCTACCACGGCATGGCCATGCCGACCTGGAACCGCAAGATCCGCGTCTTCGCGGACTGGACCCTCGCGATGTTCCTCAAGCGCGAGGTCGTCTCCCTCGGTGCGCTGGAGACCCCGCGCGAGGAGTTCTACGAGGCCGCCAAGCCGGCCCCGGCTCCGGCCGCCGTGACGGCTCCCGCCGCAGAGAAGGCCAAGGCCTCCTGA
- a CDS encoding Ppx/GppA phosphatase family protein, which yields MTRVAGIDCGTNSIRLLVADCTPETGELIELDRRMTIVRLGQGVDKTGRLAPEALERTFAACREYAAVIKELGAERIRFVATSASRDAENRDDFVRGVLDILGVEPEVISGDQEAEFSFTGATKELTGRDDLAKPYLVVDIGGGSTEFVVGEEHVRAARSVDVGCVRMTERHLVVDGVVTDPPTKEQVAAIRADIEAALDLAAETVPLAEARTLVGLAGSVTTVAGIALGLAEYDSQAIHHSRIPYEQVREISERMLTLTHAERARIGVMHPGRVDVIGAGALVLLAIMERTGAHEVVVSEHDILDGICWSAA from the coding sequence GTGACCCGGGTCGCGGGCATCGACTGCGGTACGAACTCCATCCGCCTGCTGGTCGCCGACTGCACCCCGGAGACCGGCGAGCTGATCGAGCTGGACCGGCGGATGACCATCGTCCGGCTCGGCCAGGGCGTGGACAAGACCGGCCGGCTGGCCCCGGAGGCCCTGGAGCGCACCTTCGCGGCCTGCCGCGAGTACGCCGCCGTGATCAAGGAGCTGGGCGCCGAGCGGATCCGTTTCGTGGCCACCTCGGCCTCGCGCGACGCGGAGAACCGGGACGACTTCGTCCGCGGCGTCCTGGACATCCTGGGCGTGGAGCCCGAGGTGATCAGCGGCGACCAGGAGGCGGAGTTCTCCTTCACCGGCGCCACCAAGGAGCTGACGGGCCGCGACGACCTCGCGAAGCCGTACCTCGTGGTGGACATCGGCGGCGGCTCCACCGAGTTCGTGGTCGGCGAGGAGCACGTGCGCGCCGCCCGCTCGGTCGATGTGGGCTGCGTCCGGATGACCGAGCGCCACCTGGTCGTCGACGGGGTCGTCACCGACCCGCCGACCAAGGAGCAGGTGGCCGCCATACGGGCCGACATCGAGGCCGCGCTGGACCTGGCGGCCGAGACGGTGCCGCTGGCCGAGGCGCGGACCCTGGTGGGCCTGGCGGGCTCGGTGACCACGGTCGCGGGCATCGCGCTGGGCCTTGCGGAGTACGACTCGCAGGCGATCCACCACAGCCGGATCCCGTACGAGCAGGTCCGGGAGATCAGCGAGCGGATGCTGACCCTGACGCACGCGGAGCGCGCGCGGATCGGCGTGATGCACCCGGGCCGGGTCGACGTCATCGGTGCGGGCGCCCTCGTCCTGCTCGCCATCATGGAGCGCACCGGCGCCCACGAGGTCGTCGTCTCGGAACACGACATCCTCGACGGGATCTGCTGGTCGGCGGCCTGA
- a CDS encoding DUF501 domain-containing protein, with translation MQTPPPQTARTEPTDADIAAFEQQLGRPPRGLRAIAHRCPCGQPDVVETAPRLPDGTPFPTLYYLTCPRAAGAIGTLEANGVMKEMQARLATDPELAAAYRAAHEDYITRRDAIEVLEGFPSAGGMPDRVKCLHVLVGHSLAAGPGVNPFGDEALAMLPEWWAKGACVTPCAEKTEQQPQDAS, from the coding sequence ATGCAGACGCCCCCGCCCCAGACCGCACGGACCGAGCCGACGGACGCGGACATCGCCGCGTTCGAGCAGCAGCTCGGCCGCCCGCCGCGCGGACTGCGCGCCATCGCGCACCGCTGTCCCTGCGGGCAGCCCGACGTGGTCGAGACCGCCCCGCGGCTGCCCGACGGCACGCCGTTCCCCACGCTGTACTACTTGACCTGCCCGCGTGCCGCCGGTGCCATCGGCACGCTGGAGGCCAACGGCGTCATGAAGGAGATGCAGGCCCGGCTCGCCACGGACCCGGAGCTGGCCGCCGCCTACCGGGCCGCGCACGAGGACTACATCACCCGGCGCGACGCGATCGAGGTCCTGGAGGGCTTCCCGAGCGCGGGCGGCATGCCCGACCGGGTGAAGTGCCTGCACGTGCTGGTGGGCCACTCGCTGGCCGCCGGACCGGGCGTGAACCCCTTCGGCGACGAGGCCCTCGCGATGCTCCCCGAGTGGTGGGCCAAGGGCGCCTGCGTCACCCCGTGCGCGGAGAAGACCGAGCAGCAGCCGCAGGACGCCTCGTGA
- a CDS encoding FtsB family cell division protein, which produces MAGNRDRFSTFSTATRLKQLGERTAAHVYRSQSRRQVRRSRLTGRAALLVLVLCTLVVALAYPMRQYVSQRSEISDQQQAADRARKRLDELRDEKARWQDRAYAEQQARRHLHYVRPGEIGFTMVDSEAAEHRRTGTATADRPWYSNVWDGIDKADRPAD; this is translated from the coding sequence ATGGCCGGGAACCGGGACCGGTTCTCCACCTTCTCGACCGCGACCAGGCTCAAACAGCTCGGTGAGCGGACCGCCGCCCACGTCTACCGCTCGCAGTCGCGGCGTCAGGTCCGGCGCAGCCGGCTGACCGGCCGGGCCGCGCTGCTGGTGCTCGTCCTCTGTACGCTGGTCGTCGCCCTCGCGTACCCGATGCGCCAGTACGTCTCGCAGCGCTCGGAGATCTCCGACCAGCAGCAGGCCGCCGACCGGGCGCGCAAGCGGCTGGACGAACTCCGCGACGAGAAGGCCCGCTGGCAGGACCGCGCCTACGCGGAGCAGCAGGCGCGCAGACACCTGCACTACGTGCGCCCCGGGGAGATCGGCTTCACCATGGTCGACTCCGAGGCCGCGGAGCACCGCCGCACCGGTACGGCGACGGCCGACCGGCCCTGGTACTCGAACGTCTGGGACGGCATCGACAAGGCCGACCGCCCCGCCGACTGA
- the eno gene encoding phosphopyruvate hydratase: MLVPSIDVVVAREILDSRGNPTVEVEVGLDDGSTGRAAVPSGASTGAFEAIELRDGDPNRYLGKGVEKAVLAVIEQIGPELVGYDATEQRLIDQAMFDLDGTDNKGSLGANAILGVSLAVAHAASEASDLPLFRYLGGPNAHLLPVPMMNILNGGSHADSNVDIQEFMIAPIGAESFSEALRWGAEVYHTLKKVLHTKGLSTGLGDEGGFAPNLESNRAALDLIVEAIKQAGYVPGKDIALALDVAASEFYKDGKYEFEGQSRSAAEMTEYYEELVSAYPMVSIEDPLYEDDWAGWKTLTDKLGTKVQIVGDDLFVTNPERLARGIEEGSANALLVKVNQIGSLTETLDAVEMAQRNGFKCMMSHRSGETEDVTIADLAVAVNCGQIKTGAPARSDRVAKYNQLLRIEEILDDAAVYAGRSAFPRFKG, encoded by the coding sequence ATGCTCGTGCCGTCCATCGACGTCGTCGTAGCCCGGGAAATCCTGGACTCCCGAGGCAATCCCACGGTCGAGGTCGAGGTTGGCCTCGACGACGGCAGCACCGGCCGTGCTGCTGTTCCGTCCGGCGCCTCCACCGGTGCCTTCGAGGCCATCGAGCTCCGTGACGGTGACCCCAACCGTTACCTGGGCAAGGGCGTCGAGAAGGCCGTCCTCGCCGTGATCGAGCAGATCGGCCCGGAGCTCGTCGGCTACGACGCCACCGAGCAGCGCCTCATCGACCAGGCCATGTTCGACCTGGACGGCACCGACAACAAGGGCTCCCTGGGCGCCAACGCGATCCTCGGCGTCTCCCTGGCCGTGGCCCACGCCGCGTCCGAGGCCTCGGACCTCCCGCTCTTCCGCTACCTCGGCGGACCGAACGCGCACCTGCTGCCCGTTCCGATGATGAACATCCTCAACGGTGGGTCGCACGCCGACTCCAACGTCGACATCCAGGAGTTCATGATCGCCCCGATCGGCGCGGAGTCCTTCTCCGAAGCCCTTCGCTGGGGTGCCGAGGTCTACCACACCCTCAAGAAGGTCCTGCACACCAAGGGCCTCTCCACGGGTCTGGGCGACGAGGGCGGCTTCGCCCCGAACCTGGAGTCCAACCGCGCCGCGCTCGACCTCATCGTCGAGGCCATCAAGCAGGCCGGTTACGTCCCGGGCAAGGACATCGCGCTCGCGCTCGACGTCGCCGCGTCCGAGTTCTACAAGGACGGCAAGTACGAGTTCGAGGGCCAGTCCCGCTCGGCCGCCGAGATGACCGAGTACTACGAGGAGCTCGTCTCCGCGTACCCGATGGTCTCCATCGAGGACCCGCTGTACGAGGACGACTGGGCCGGCTGGAAGACCCTCACCGACAAGCTGGGCACCAAGGTCCAGATCGTCGGCGACGACCTCTTCGTCACCAACCCCGAGCGCCTCGCCCGCGGCATCGAAGAGGGCTCGGCCAACGCCCTGCTCGTCAAGGTGAACCAGATCGGCTCGCTGACCGAGACCCTGGACGCCGTCGAGATGGCCCAGCGCAACGGCTTCAAGTGCATGATGTCGCACCGCTCCGGCGAGACCGAGGACGTCACCATCGCCGACCTCGCCGTCGCCGTGAACTGCGGTCAGATCAAGACCGGCGCCCCGGCCCGCTCGGACCGCGTCGCCAAGTACAACCAGCTGCTGCGCATCGAGGAGATCCTCGACGACGCCGCGGTGTACGCGGGCCGTTCCGCCTTCCCGCGCTTCAAGGGCTGA
- a CDS encoding transglycosylase family protein encodes MLLSGKGKHRRASKATRVVTLVGVAGVAVAAPLMTAGAASAATVSQWDAVAACESGGDWSINTGNGYYGGVQFSSSTWAAYGGKAYAAQANQASKSQQIAIAEKVLKGQGKGAWPSCGVGLSNAAYNGGSAETPKQTKPEKKVEKKAEPKQETKRAEAPVTRSERAETPAPTKQAPSAEAPKTGNGSYEVKSGDTLGTIAQANGVKGGWQQLFELNKDIVKDADLIFPGQKLKLS; translated from the coding sequence ATGCTGCTTTCCGGCAAGGGCAAGCACCGTCGCGCCTCCAAGGCCACCCGTGTCGTCACCCTCGTCGGTGTCGCCGGTGTCGCCGTGGCGGCTCCGCTGATGACCGCGGGCGCCGCGAGCGCCGCGACCGTCTCCCAGTGGGACGCCGTCGCCGCCTGCGAGTCCGGCGGTGACTGGTCCATCAACACGGGCAACGGCTACTACGGCGGCGTGCAGTTCTCGTCCTCCACGTGGGCCGCGTACGGCGGCAAGGCGTACGCCGCGCAGGCCAACCAGGCCTCCAAGTCGCAGCAGATAGCCATCGCCGAGAAGGTCCTCAAGGGCCAGGGCAAGGGCGCGTGGCCGTCCTGTGGCGTGGGCCTGTCGAACGCCGCCTACAACGGCGGCTCGGCCGAGACCCCCAAGCAGACCAAGCCGGAGAAGAAGGTCGAGAAGAAGGCCGAGCCGAAGCAGGAGACCAAGCGCGCCGAGGCGCCGGTCACCCGCTCCGAGCGCGCCGAGACCCCGGCCCCCACCAAGCAGGCCCCGTCGGCCGAGGCCCCCAAGACGGGCAACGGCTCCTACGAGGTCAAGTCCGGTGACACGCTCGGCACCATCGCCCAGGCGAACGGCGTCAAGGGCGGCTGGCAGCAGCTGTTCGAGCTGAACAAGGACATCGTCAAGGACGCGGACCTGATCTTCCCGGGGCAGAAGCTGAAGCTCAGCTGA
- a CDS encoding transglycosylase family protein, with amino-acid sequence MRSGNGRHRRPRQVPALVVTAGVAGSALALPLFAATGANAAETTTWDKVAECESGGTWSADFGSGSYGGLQFTQEQWKNAGGLEFAARPDLASRSQQIAIGERVLASQGPQAWPLCGESSGLTRGGPKATVDPGSPGHSGSVAPSPVRPEESPAPGSLAGAPAPGSTPTSTGHIPGATTTPTAPPKTLPPVPETPLTSGLPVMPPPAPETGGPGTPTGSTGTTAPSVPGGSTLPSGPTTSPSGIPAPVNPAAPSGSTAAAQGETAGAGGKHRGTPAAEAPVTSDTASEPTYTVKSGDNLTAIAKATGVKGGWNALYEANSQVIGHDADLITPGQNLDLSQK; translated from the coding sequence ATGCGTTCCGGGAACGGCCGTCACAGACGCCCCCGCCAGGTCCCCGCACTCGTCGTCACCGCCGGAGTCGCCGGCTCCGCACTCGCTCTGCCCCTGTTCGCCGCCACCGGCGCGAACGCGGCGGAGACCACCACCTGGGACAAGGTGGCCGAGTGTGAGAGCGGCGGAACCTGGAGCGCCGACTTCGGCAGCGGGTCCTACGGCGGACTCCAGTTCACCCAGGAGCAGTGGAAGAACGCGGGCGGGCTGGAGTTCGCCGCGCGCCCCGACCTCGCCAGCCGCTCGCAGCAGATAGCGATCGGCGAGCGGGTGCTCGCCTCGCAGGGGCCGCAGGCCTGGCCGCTGTGCGGGGAGTCCTCCGGGCTTACCCGGGGCGGGCCCAAGGCCACCGTCGACCCGGGCTCGCCCGGACATTCCGGTTCCGTCGCGCCGAGCCCGGTACGGCCCGAGGAGTCGCCCGCGCCCGGTTCGCTCGCCGGTGCGCCCGCCCCCGGCTCGACGCCGACCTCGACGGGACACATCCCCGGGGCGACCACCACGCCCACCGCGCCGCCGAAGACGCTCCCGCCGGTGCCGGAGACCCCGCTGACGTCCGGACTGCCCGTCATGCCGCCCCCGGCGCCGGAGACCGGCGGCCCGGGCACCCCGACCGGGTCCACGGGCACGACCGCTCCGTCCGTACCCGGCGGCTCCACGCTCCCGTCCGGTCCGACGACTTCCCCGTCGGGCATCCCGGCCCCCGTGAACCCGGCGGCGCCCTCGGGCTCCACGGCCGCCGCGCAGGGCGAAACGGCCGGAGCCGGTGGAAAGCACCGCGGAACGCCCGCCGCCGAGGCGCCCGTCACCTCTGACACCGCGTCGGAGCCGACGTACACCGTCAAGTCCGGCGACAACCTGACGGCCATCGCGAAGGCCACGGGAGTCAAGGGTGGCTGGAATGCCCTTTACGAGGCCAATTCGCAGGTCATCGGCCATGACGCCGACCTCATCACCCCGGGGCAGAATCTCGATCTAAGCCAGAAATAG
- a CDS encoding cytochrome P450 family protein has translation MHEQTPAQPLAGCPVTGSDAGPELFTWEFATDPYPAYAWLREHAPVHRTTLPSGVEAWLVTRYADARQALADQRLSKNPVHHAEPGKTGIPGERSAGLMTHLLNIDPPDHTRLRRLVSKAFTPRRVAEFTPRVQELTDHLIDAFAEKGEADLIHEFAFPLPIYAICEMLGVPREDQDDFRDWAGMMIRHGGGPRGGVARSVKKIRAYLGELIHRKRDDLGDDLISDLIRASDHGDHLTEAEATAMCFVLLFAGFETTINLIGNGTYALLRNPDQRALLQESLAAAGESAGGSAGGSARDSALLATGIEELLRYDGPVELATWRYATEPLTLGGQDIPAGDPVLVVLAAADRDPARFDDPDTLDLARSDNQHLGYGHGIHYCLGAPLARLEGQTALATLLTRLPDLELAVPPEELRWRGGLIMRGLRTLPVRFTTPNVPEAEEASPERPN, from the coding sequence GTGCACGAACAGACCCCCGCCCAGCCCCTCGCCGGATGCCCCGTCACCGGGAGCGACGCCGGACCCGAACTCTTCACCTGGGAGTTCGCGACCGACCCCTACCCGGCCTACGCCTGGCTGCGCGAGCACGCGCCCGTGCACCGCACCACGCTCCCCAGCGGGGTCGAGGCCTGGCTGGTCACCCGGTACGCCGACGCCCGCCAGGCCCTCGCCGACCAGCGGCTCAGCAAGAATCCGGTGCACCACGCCGAGCCCGGGAAGACGGGCATCCCCGGGGAGCGCAGCGCGGGCCTGATGACCCACCTGCTCAACATCGACCCGCCGGACCACACCAGGCTGCGGCGGCTGGTGTCGAAGGCGTTCACCCCGCGCAGGGTCGCCGAGTTCACCCCGAGGGTGCAGGAACTGACCGACCACCTCATCGACGCCTTCGCGGAGAAGGGGGAGGCCGACCTGATCCACGAGTTCGCCTTCCCGCTCCCCATCTACGCCATCTGCGAGATGCTCGGTGTACCGCGAGAGGACCAGGACGACTTCCGCGACTGGGCCGGGATGATGATCCGGCACGGCGGCGGGCCGCGCGGCGGGGTCGCCCGTTCCGTGAAGAAGATCCGCGCCTATCTCGGGGAACTGATCCACCGGAAGCGCGACGACCTGGGCGACGACCTCATCTCGGACCTGATCCGGGCGAGCGACCACGGCGACCACCTGACGGAGGCCGAGGCCACCGCCATGTGCTTCGTGCTGTTGTTCGCGGGGTTCGAGACCACCATCAACCTGATCGGCAACGGCACCTACGCGCTGCTGCGGAACCCGGATCAGCGCGCGCTCCTCCAGGAGTCCCTCGCCGCCGCCGGGGAGTCCGCCGGTGGGTCCGCCGGTGGGTCCGCCCGTGATTCCGCTCTGCTGGCGACCGGGATCGAGGAGCTGCTCCGCTACGACGGTCCCGTGGAGCTGGCGACCTGGCGCTATGCGACCGAGCCGCTGACCCTGGGCGGCCAGGACATCCCGGCGGGCGATCCGGTGCTCGTCGTCCTCGCGGCGGCCGACCGCGACCCGGCGCGGTTCGACGACCCGGACACGCTGGACCTCGCGCGGAGCGACAATCAGCACCTCGGATACGGGCATGGAATCCACTACTGCCTGGGCGCTCCGCTGGCGCGGCTGGAGGGCCAGACGGCGCTCGCGACTTTGCTGACGCGTCTGCCGGATCTGGAACTCGCCGTTCCCCCCGAGGAGCTGCGCTGGCGCGGCGGACTGATCATGCGTGGCCTGCGCACGCTTCCGGTCCGCTTCACAACCCCAAACGTTCCGGAAGCGGAGGAAGCCTCTCCGGAGCGCCCCAACTGA
- a CDS encoding globin domain-containing protein — translation MDVKILKSSFAVVERRAEHAVKYFYTHLFWHNPGIRDLFPAAARDMERQRDRLFAALTHVIAHIDDEGLIPYLRDLGRDHRKFLAAPEHYDAVGASLLAALAQASGPAWTPIVEKAWSEAYRAIADVMTAAAAASQDPPWWDAEVVRHLRYGTDIAVLTLRPHLPLPYLPGQYVSVSSARVPTTWRTYSLGNAPRADHTVDLHVSRIDGGRLSTALVEDVAPGEVLRLGAAGGRAVLRRADRPATFIAAGTGWAPVRAMLEELMTRPPEHDVRLFVVARDGAHLYDRPLIDAYEAAHPWLAVTYITPAPGRHRNEATARLATALGHRGLWPDQDVYLSGPPQFVGETTGLLQGLGAQPARIFHDAVPAVSGPGHDRPVGFGEWFLNRPDPHWHDPGGRT, via the coding sequence GTGGACGTGAAGATCTTGAAGAGCAGCTTCGCCGTGGTGGAGAGACGGGCCGAACACGCGGTCAAGTACTTCTACACCCACCTGTTCTGGCACAACCCCGGCATCCGGGACCTCTTCCCGGCCGCCGCCCGCGACATGGAACGCCAGCGCGACCGGCTCTTCGCCGCGCTCACCCACGTCATCGCGCACATCGACGACGAAGGCCTCATCCCCTATCTCCGGGACCTCGGCCGCGACCACCGCAAGTTCCTCGCGGCCCCCGAGCACTACGACGCCGTCGGCGCCAGCCTGCTCGCCGCGCTCGCCCAGGCCAGCGGGCCCGCCTGGACCCCCATCGTCGAGAAGGCCTGGAGCGAGGCCTACCGGGCCATCGCCGATGTGATGACCGCGGCCGCCGCCGCGAGCCAGGATCCGCCGTGGTGGGACGCGGAGGTGGTGCGCCACCTCCGCTACGGCACGGACATCGCCGTCCTGACCCTGCGGCCGCACCTGCCGCTCCCCTATCTACCCGGCCAGTACGTCAGCGTGAGCAGCGCCCGGGTGCCGACCACCTGGCGCACCTACTCCCTCGGCAACGCCCCGCGCGCCGACCACACCGTCGACCTCCACGTCAGCCGGATCGACGGCGGCCGCCTCAGCACCGCCCTGGTCGAGGACGTCGCGCCCGGCGAGGTGCTGCGGCTCGGCGCGGCGGGCGGCCGGGCCGTCCTGCGCCGCGCGGACCGCCCCGCCACCTTCATCGCGGCCGGGACGGGCTGGGCTCCGGTGCGCGCCATGCTGGAGGAGCTGATGACCCGGCCGCCCGAGCACGACGTACGGCTCTTCGTGGTCGCGCGCGACGGGGCGCACCTCTACGACCGGCCCCTGATCGACGCGTACGAGGCGGCGCACCCGTGGCTCGCCGTCACCTACATCACCCCCGCGCCCGGCCGCCACCGCAACGAGGCCACGGCGCGGCTCGCGACCGCGCTCGGCCACCGGGGGCTCTGGCCCGACCAGGACGTCTACCTGAGCGGCCCGCCGCAGTTCGTCGGCGAGACCACCGGCCTGCTCCAGGGCCTGGGCGCCCAGCCGGCCCGGATCTTCCACGACGCGGTGCCCGCCGTCTCCGGGCCGGGCCACGACCGGCCCGTGGGCTTCGGCGAGTGGTTCCTGAACCGCCCCGACCCGCACTGGCACGACCCCGGCGGCCGCACGTAG
- a CDS encoding nucleoside triphosphate pyrophosphohydrolase: MNDDHASAPAEPASEPTGRIVLLTASHRVAPGLLSWSAWQTLHAADRVLCADPAHPQLPYLREAGVEVEAAVPDAHALVEACAGGRTVVILPSGEGDQRLTDGLARLAGSGRVSMPDLELLPGSYDLPGARLLDLVQVMDRVRRACPWTSTQTHEGLAKYGIEEAYELVEAIEDGDRDALREELGDVLLQVVFHARIAEEGGEGEDGEDGGPFSIDDVAGSLVEKLIHRHPHVFGDEVATTAQDVKEIWERTKAVEKQRESVTDGVPVGQPGLALAAKLAGRVRAGGLDVPLPSGEGIGYELLALAARAEAAGTDPETALRAAARVYRDAIRAAEGVPPL; the protein is encoded by the coding sequence GTGAACGACGACCACGCTTCCGCGCCCGCCGAGCCCGCTTCCGAGCCCACCGGCCGGATCGTCCTGCTGACCGCCAGCCACCGGGTCGCGCCCGGCCTGCTGTCCTGGTCCGCCTGGCAGACCCTGCACGCGGCCGACCGGGTGCTGTGCGCCGACCCCGCGCACCCGCAGCTGCCGTACCTGCGGGAGGCGGGCGTCGAGGTCGAGGCGGCGGTCCCGGACGCCCACGCGCTGGTCGAGGCCTGCGCGGGCGGCCGCACCGTGGTGATCCTGCCGAGCGGCGAGGGCGACCAGCGGCTCACCGACGGACTGGCCCGGCTGGCCGGCTCGGGCCGCGTCTCCATGCCCGACCTGGAACTGCTGCCCGGCTCCTACGACCTGCCCGGCGCCCGGCTGCTCGATCTGGTCCAGGTCATGGACCGGGTCCGGCGCGCCTGCCCCTGGACCTCGACGCAGACCCACGAGGGCCTGGCGAAGTACGGCATCGAGGAAGCGTACGAACTCGTCGAGGCCATCGAGGACGGCGACCGCGACGCGCTGCGGGAAGAGCTGGGCGACGTACTCCTCCAGGTGGTCTTCCACGCGCGGATCGCCGAAGAAGGAGGGGAGGGGGAAGACGGGGAAGACGGCGGGCCCTTCTCCATCGACGACGTGGCCGGGAGCCTGGTCGAGAAGCTCATCCACCGGCACCCGCACGTCTTCGGCGACGAGGTGGCCACCACCGCGCAGGACGTCAAGGAGATCTGGGAGCGCACCAAGGCCGTCGAGAAGCAGCGGGAATCGGTGACCGACGGGGTACCGGTCGGACAGCCCGGGCTGGCGCTCGCGGCGAAGCTCGCGGGCCGGGTCCGCGCGGGCGGCCTGGACGTGCCGCTGCCGTCGGGCGAGGGCATCGGGTACGAACTGCTGGCGCTGGCGGCGCGCGCCGAGGCGGCGGGCACCGACCCGGAGACGGCACTGCGCGCGGCGGCCCGGGTCTACCGGGACGCGATCCGCGCGGCCGAGGGAGTCCCTCCCCTTTAA
- a CDS encoding SurA N-terminal domain-containing protein: MHRRTALSVSAALLVAAPLLSACSSAEVRPGTAAVVGGERITTAALQAQVKDVRTAQSHAEQPERLIEASPGLERIKLGKMIQLRVLEKAADDAGLSVSTKDVEDARKAEIDRAKGLDQLEQVALQDRVPLAPDQIDGELRFRLLLGKLSERFGQDKVLGVLGKAAQDLHIDVNPRYGSWDAKQIALGDAETPWVNQKSKAEQAPAGA, translated from the coding sequence TTGCACCGTCGCACAGCGCTCTCCGTATCCGCCGCCCTGCTCGTGGCGGCCCCCCTCCTGTCCGCCTGCTCCTCCGCCGAGGTGCGCCCCGGCACGGCGGCCGTGGTCGGCGGCGAACGGATCACCACCGCGGCGCTCCAGGCGCAGGTCAAGGACGTCCGCACGGCCCAGAGCCACGCCGAGCAGCCGGAGCGGCTGATCGAGGCCAGCCCCGGCCTGGAGCGGATCAAGCTCGGCAAGATGATCCAGCTGCGCGTCCTGGAGAAGGCCGCCGACGACGCCGGACTGTCGGTCAGCACCAAGGACGTCGAGGACGCCCGCAAGGCCGAGATCGACCGGGCCAAGGGCCTCGACCAGCTGGAACAGGTGGCCCTGCAGGACCGGGTCCCGCTCGCGCCCGACCAGATCGACGGCGAACTCCGCTTCCGGCTGCTCCTCGGCAAGCTCAGCGAACGCTTCGGCCAGGACAAGGTCCTCGGCGTGCTGGGCAAGGCCGCCCAGGACCTGCACATCGACGTCAACCCGCGCTACGGCTCCTGGGACGCCAAACAGATCGCCCTCGGCGACGCCGAGACCCCTTGGGTGAACCAGAAGAGCAAGGCCGAACAGGCCCCCGCGGGAGCCTGA